From one Comamonas piscis genomic stretch:
- a CDS encoding DUF417 family protein: protein MKNALHRFVHSDADIALLRLSVIFIFALFGTFKWFEFEVNELQPLISATWLNVLYTLFGVHGGSYFLGVVETIAFLALMVGFKKPVFGIVGDIIVIVTGITTLSLLPQLTTLDGFIVKDVLLIGGGAVLLKFDLRRHWARYSPAP from the coding sequence ATGAAAAACGCCCTCCACCGCTTTGTCCATTCCGATGCTGACATCGCCCTGCTGCGGCTGTCCGTCATCTTTATATTTGCGCTGTTCGGCACCTTCAAGTGGTTTGAGTTCGAGGTCAACGAGCTCCAACCCCTCATATCCGCCACCTGGTTGAACGTTCTCTACACGCTCTTCGGCGTCCATGGCGGCAGTTATTTCCTCGGCGTTGTGGAAACCATCGCATTTCTGGCGCTGATGGTGGGCTTTAAAAAACCAGTCTTCGGCATCGTTGGCGACATCATCGTCATCGTGACGGGCATCACCACCTTGAGCCTGTTGCCCCAGCTGACGACCCTGGATGGCTTTATCGTCAAAGACGTGCTGCTGATCGGCGGCGGCGCCGTGCTGCTCAAGTTCGATCTGCGCCGGCACTGGGCCCGATACAGCCCAGCACCCTAG
- a CDS encoding TetR/AcrR family transcriptional regulator: MTTYLLVGKFDLCISTYKFIEITETMSTQEKIIQLTNTLVQQRGFQGFSYADLEAGIGIRKASIHHHFPSKTDLGLAYCDYKTQQFQELAAALRQLPAGVPRLKGYLDAFADCAAQGQMCGAYAMLTDSHLLLPELQIAVYRLAQTEQHLLQDILATGQHSKQLHLAQPPAAMAMVVSSALKGALLLNRVPPHAAYADAVTTIIRWLSADTASSHPTPHPNQETS, encoded by the coding sequence TTGACAACCTACCTTCTAGTAGGTAAATTTGATTTATGCATCAGTACCTACAAATTCATTGAAATAACTGAAACCATGTCCACCCAGGAAAAAATCATCCAGCTCACCAACACCTTGGTGCAGCAGCGTGGCTTCCAAGGATTCAGCTATGCGGATCTAGAGGCCGGTATCGGCATCCGCAAAGCCAGCATCCACCACCATTTCCCGAGCAAAACGGACTTGGGCTTGGCGTACTGCGACTACAAAACCCAGCAGTTCCAGGAGCTCGCTGCAGCGCTGCGGCAGTTGCCTGCCGGAGTGCCAAGGCTGAAGGGCTATCTCGACGCGTTTGCCGATTGCGCAGCGCAGGGGCAGATGTGCGGCGCCTACGCCATGCTGACGGACAGCCATCTGCTGCTGCCAGAGCTGCAAATAGCGGTCTACCGACTGGCACAGACAGAACAGCACCTGCTGCAAGACATCCTGGCCACGGGCCAGCACAGCAAGCAACTCCATCTTGCTCAGCCTCCTGCAGCGATGGCCATGGTGGTCAGCTCGGCCCTCAAGGGTGCCCTCTTGCTCAACCGTGTTCCGCCCCATGCGGCGTATGCCGACGCCGTCACCACCATCATCCGCTGGCTCAGCGCGGACACCGCCTCTTCACACCCCACCCCACACCCCAACCAGGAGACTTCATGA
- a CDS encoding transporter substrate-binding domain-containing protein: protein MTDTSAIASLIAPTGRLRAAINVGNPVLAHKRADGSGAGVSVDLATRMAAQLGLPLDLQLFEAAAHSVDAVTQGLADVGFFAVDPVRGAGIGFSAPYVLIEGAYMVRSDSALTDNAQVDIAGHEVVVGQGSAYDLYLSRALKNARILRAPTSPAVVDVFLQPSGDVAAGVKVQLQAAVASQPGLRMLPGHFMLIQQAMGLPKTRCDAAIQWLADFVEEAKASGFVAQALAQHQVQGAVVAPAARQ, encoded by the coding sequence ATGACTGACACCAGCGCTATCGCCTCCCTCATCGCCCCCACTGGCCGCCTGCGCGCGGCCATCAATGTGGGCAATCCCGTGCTGGCGCACAAACGGGCCGATGGCTCGGGCGCAGGCGTTTCCGTCGATCTGGCAACGCGCATGGCGGCCCAGCTGGGGTTGCCGCTGGATTTGCAGCTGTTTGAGGCCGCTGCCCATTCGGTCGATGCGGTCACCCAGGGCCTGGCCGATGTCGGCTTTTTTGCGGTGGATCCGGTGCGCGGCGCGGGCATTGGTTTCTCCGCCCCCTATGTGCTGATCGAGGGTGCCTACATGGTGCGCAGCGATTCGGCGCTGACCGACAACGCGCAGGTGGATATCGCCGGGCACGAGGTGGTGGTGGGCCAGGGCAGTGCCTATGACCTCTACCTGAGCCGGGCGCTGAAAAACGCTCGCATCCTGCGGGCACCGACATCGCCAGCGGTGGTGGATGTGTTTTTGCAGCCCAGCGGCGACGTGGCGGCGGGCGTCAAGGTGCAGCTGCAGGCAGCAGTGGCCAGCCAGCCTGGGCTGCGCATGCTGCCCGGGCATTTCATGCTGATCCAGCAGGCCATGGGCCTGCCCAAGACCCGGTGCGATGCCGCCATCCAGTGGCTGGCCGACTTTGTGGAGGAGGCCAAGGCCAGCGGCTTTGTGGCCCAGGCGCTGGCGCAGCACCAAGTGCAAGGCGCGGTGGTGGCGCCGGCGGCACGGCAGTGA
- a CDS encoding rhomboid family protein codes for MFIAIPLENKPSWQSPPWMTVLLIAINCLVFWVWQGGEERGAERAAKTYAHTALPAIEVPAFVQYLDAQSRNPDSRIQPQMVRMVQGLQKKQDFGQIYMLMQQDGRFRRQLLAGEVITAADPDYAEWQAARARFAPLEPKPFTTRWAMSYEAGAGLQPLQALTSTFLHGSTGHLLGNMVFLFLFGFTLEMALGAGLYLCFYLVAGVSASLFAGLFYAGSGSYGLGASGAIAGLMAMYVVLYRMRRIRFFYMFAFYFNYATWPALVVLPVWMGFELGQHFLGQQGVAYMAHFGGLLAGGLLMALYLQLRRKESVVEVAARDKQQAQAQSDALAAAVQRAQKHTDALAFELAAPAWRQAAKLAPTDAAILRAWFESARHAPASEDFHRAARAIFKLPANTDALRRLQHHSWQTYVDRARPAPRISDNSLHALARSFVRLGEWDDAQKVCQQLESAADHPHWPATLALVANGLAKAGRLDDARRWLPALQRAAPQEPVTRWLSQART; via the coding sequence ATGTTCATCGCCATCCCCCTGGAAAACAAGCCCTCCTGGCAATCGCCGCCCTGGATGACGGTGCTGTTGATTGCAATCAACTGCCTGGTTTTCTGGGTCTGGCAGGGCGGTGAGGAGCGGGGCGCCGAGCGCGCAGCCAAAACCTATGCGCATACGGCGCTGCCGGCGATCGAGGTGCCGGCTTTTGTGCAGTACCTCGACGCACAAAGCCGCAATCCCGACAGCCGCATCCAGCCCCAGATGGTGCGCATGGTGCAGGGCCTGCAAAAGAAACAGGACTTCGGCCAGATTTATATGCTGATGCAGCAGGATGGGCGTTTTCGCCGCCAGCTGCTGGCCGGTGAGGTGATCACAGCGGCGGACCCCGACTATGCCGAATGGCAGGCCGCTCGCGCCCGCTTTGCGCCGCTGGAGCCCAAGCCCTTCACCACGCGCTGGGCAATGAGCTATGAGGCCGGTGCCGGGCTGCAGCCGCTACAGGCACTGACCTCCACCTTTTTGCATGGCAGCACCGGCCATCTGCTGGGCAATATGGTGTTTTTGTTTCTGTTTGGTTTTACGTTGGAGATGGCGCTGGGCGCCGGGCTCTACCTCTGCTTCTACCTGGTCGCCGGTGTCAGTGCCTCGCTGTTTGCGGGCCTGTTCTATGCCGGCTCCGGCAGCTATGGGCTGGGCGCATCGGGTGCCATTGCCGGGCTGATGGCCATGTATGTGGTGCTCTACCGCATGCGGCGCATCCGCTTTTTCTACATGTTCGCGTTCTACTTCAACTACGCCACCTGGCCTGCGCTGGTGGTGCTGCCGGTGTGGATGGGTTTTGAGCTGGGCCAGCATTTTCTGGGGCAGCAGGGCGTCGCCTATATGGCGCACTTTGGCGGCTTGCTGGCCGGCGGCCTGTTGATGGCCTTGTACCTGCAACTGCGGCGCAAGGAGTCGGTGGTCGAAGTGGCAGCCCGTGACAAGCAGCAAGCCCAGGCGCAGAGCGATGCGCTGGCCGCTGCGGTGCAGCGGGCGCAAAAGCACACCGATGCGCTGGCCTTTGAGCTAGCCGCGCCCGCCTGGCGCCAGGCCGCCAAGCTGGCCCCGACCGATGCCGCCATCTTGCGCGCCTGGTTTGAAAGCGCCCGCCATGCGCCGGCGAGCGAGGATTTTCACCGAGCGGCCCGCGCGATCTTCAAGCTGCCAGCCAACACGGACGCGCTGCGCCGACTCCAGCACCACAGCTGGCAAACCTATGTGGACCGCGCCCGGCCCGCCCCGCGCATCAGCGACAACAGCCTGCATGCGCTGGCGCGCAGCTTTGTGCGGCTGGGTGAATGGGACGATGCGCAAAAGGTCTGTCAGCAGCTGGAGAGCGCTGCCGACCACCCGCACTGGCCGGCGACCCTGGCGCTGGTGGCCAATGGCCTGGCCAAAGCCGGCCGACTGGACGACGCCCGGCGCTGGCTGCCAGCACTGCAACGCGCCGCACCGCAAGAACCGGTGACGCGCTGGCTCAGCCAGGCAAGGACCTAA
- the mnmA gene encoding tRNA 2-thiouridine(34) synthase MnmA: protein MVKQRIVVGLSGGVDSAVTAYLLKKQGHEVVGIFMKNWEDDDDSEYCSSNIDFVDAAAVADVVGIEIEHVNFAADYKDRVFAEFLREYQAGRTPNPDVLCNAEIKFKAFLDHAMRLGAEKIATGHYARVRQNPDTQLFELLKGLDPAKDQSYFLHRLNQAQLSKALFPVGELKKTEVRRIAEEIGLPNAKKKDSTGICFIGERPFRDFLNRYISKEPGLMLDDRNRKLGKHVGLSFYTLGQRSGLGIGGVKEKGAARGAGEHAPWFVARKELDKNILRVVQGHDHPWLLSQALDADNTSWVAGHPPAAGTYGSKTRYRQPDSPAIIGADATPAHFHLDFPEAQWAVTPGQSAVLYDGDVCLGGGIIASVAPSTAA from the coding sequence ATGGTTAAACAGCGCATCGTAGTGGGGCTGAGTGGCGGCGTGGATTCGGCCGTCACCGCGTATTTGCTCAAAAAGCAGGGGCACGAGGTCGTCGGCATCTTCATGAAGAACTGGGAAGATGACGACGACAGCGAGTACTGCTCGTCCAACATCGACTTTGTCGATGCCGCAGCCGTGGCCGACGTGGTGGGCATCGAGATCGAACACGTCAACTTTGCTGCCGACTACAAGGACCGGGTGTTTGCAGAGTTTCTGCGCGAATACCAGGCCGGCCGCACGCCCAACCCCGATGTGCTGTGCAATGCCGAGATCAAGTTCAAGGCCTTTTTGGACCATGCCATGCGCCTGGGTGCCGAAAAGATTGCTACCGGCCACTATGCCCGCGTGCGCCAGAACCCCGACACCCAGCTGTTCGAGCTACTCAAGGGCCTGGACCCGGCCAAGGACCAGAGCTATTTTCTGCACCGCCTGAACCAGGCGCAGCTGTCCAAGGCGCTGTTCCCGGTCGGTGAGCTGAAGAAGACTGAGGTGCGCCGCATTGCCGAGGAAATCGGCCTGCCCAATGCCAAGAAAAAGGACTCGACCGGCATCTGCTTTATCGGCGAGCGGCCCTTCCGCGACTTTCTCAACCGCTACATCAGCAAGGAACCGGGCCTGATGCTGGACGACCGCAACCGCAAGCTGGGCAAGCATGTGGGCCTGTCCTTCTACACCCTGGGCCAGCGCTCGGGCCTGGGCATTGGTGGCGTCAAGGAAAAAGGCGCCGCCCGTGGCGCGGGCGAGCATGCGCCGTGGTTTGTGGCCCGCAAGGAGCTGGACAAGAACATCCTGCGCGTGGTGCAAGGCCATGACCACCCCTGGCTGCTGTCGCAGGCGCTGGATGCCGACAACACCAGCTGGGTCGCTGGCCACCCGCCCGCTGCCGGCACCTATGGCTCCAAAACCCGCTACCGCCAGCCCGATTCGCCCGCCATCATCGGCGCCGATGCGACGCCCGCGCATTTCCATCTCGACTTTCCCGAGGCGCAATGGGCGGTGACGCCAGGCCAATCGGCCGTGCTGTATGACGGCGATGTCTGCCTGGGCGGCGGCATCATCGCCAGCGTGGCGCCTTCAACGGCCGCTTAA
- a CDS encoding penicillin acylase family protein, with protein MHHRAPFRFASRLALPLAAALIAAGCSSLGTPPSSQSSAKIAGLQKPAEVLIDQWGVPHIYAGTTYDAFVVQGYMAARDRLWQMDLWRKRGLGQMAQNFGPAWVESDKAARAVLFRGDMYREWLAYGSDSKRVAEAFVAGVNAFVAQTQADPRLLPEEFKLLGYQPSPWAAEDTVRIRHHGLTLNFTGEVDRAQAFCDGKQNGARVDWLRRELVPDVKPQIPEGLDVCGLPGKELKRAYALATASPRFTKENVKVSVQDMAPEQLLALSESTLNQPDANTLASYGSNNWTIAPGMTTTGRPILANDPHRAHGAPSLRYISHISAPGMDVIGAGEPFLPGISIGHNGRIAFGLTRFYMDQEDLYVYETNPQNSKEYKYQGRWEPMTRVTESIAVKGAAQPVIVENWYTRHGPVLAAEGNKAYALRAAWLDLGMAPYFGSMDYMRAQDFDQFRAAMNRWGAPGENQVYADSSGNIGWIPGGLTPIRLNWDGLTPVPGDGRYEWTGYRHGDELPWEFNPQRGYVVTANENNVPPGHPLYQKGIGYEWSDSARAQRLHGLFEKAAKDGKKLSVADSEAWQTDIVAVPAQRLLKLLAPLQSNDAQTARGLALLQAWDGTMAKDSAAAALYEVWSNATLKKALTDQVLAANERRFAKETSATRMIAVLEQPQGWMSDTERDQVLLSSIAPAMQWLQTKLGADAKSWTWGSLHQAIFVHPLAGVVDAATQQKLNVGVGGIGGSWATPMATSYNVDTYQLTSGASFRMVVDVGNWDASRVVNTPGQSGNPASPHYRDLANTWAAGQYFPLAYSRSAVEKATRERIALTPQ; from the coding sequence ATGCACCACCGCGCCCCCTTCCGTTTTGCCAGCCGCCTGGCCTTGCCGCTGGCCGCGGCACTCATCGCAGCAGGCTGCAGCTCGCTGGGCACGCCGCCCAGCAGCCAGAGCAGCGCCAAGATTGCCGGGTTGCAGAAACCCGCCGAGGTGCTGATCGACCAGTGGGGCGTGCCGCATATCTACGCCGGCACCACCTATGACGCCTTTGTGGTGCAGGGCTATATGGCCGCACGCGACCGGCTCTGGCAGATGGACCTGTGGCGCAAGCGCGGCCTGGGCCAAATGGCCCAGAACTTTGGCCCGGCCTGGGTGGAGAGCGACAAGGCGGCGCGCGCCGTGCTGTTCAGGGGCGATATGTACCGCGAATGGCTGGCCTATGGCTCGGACTCCAAGCGCGTGGCCGAGGCTTTTGTCGCCGGGGTGAATGCCTTTGTCGCCCAGACCCAGGCCGACCCCCGCCTGCTGCCCGAAGAGTTCAAACTGCTGGGCTACCAGCCCAGCCCGTGGGCAGCAGAAGACACGGTGCGCATCCGCCACCATGGCCTGACCCTGAACTTTACGGGCGAGGTGGACCGCGCCCAGGCCTTTTGCGATGGCAAGCAAAACGGCGCCCGCGTGGACTGGCTGCGCCGCGAGCTGGTGCCCGATGTGAAGCCGCAGATCCCCGAGGGGCTGGATGTCTGCGGCCTGCCCGGCAAGGAGCTGAAACGTGCCTATGCGCTGGCCACCGCCAGCCCGCGCTTCACTAAGGAGAACGTCAAGGTGTCCGTGCAGGACATGGCCCCCGAGCAGCTGCTGGCGCTGTCCGAATCCACCTTGAACCAGCCCGATGCCAACACCTTGGCCAGCTACGGCAGCAACAACTGGACGATTGCGCCGGGCATGACCACCACCGGCCGGCCGATTCTGGCCAATGACCCGCACCGCGCCCATGGCGCGCCCAGCCTGCGCTATATCTCGCACATCTCCGCCCCCGGCATGGATGTGATCGGCGCAGGCGAGCCGTTTTTGCCCGGCATCTCCATCGGCCACAACGGCCGCATCGCCTTTGGCCTAACGCGCTTCTACATGGACCAGGAAGACCTGTATGTGTACGAAACCAACCCGCAAAACAGCAAGGAGTACAAGTACCAGGGCCGCTGGGAGCCGATGACCCGGGTGACCGAAAGTATTGCCGTCAAGGGGGCCGCCCAACCCGTCATCGTTGAGAACTGGTACACCCGCCACGGGCCGGTGCTGGCGGCCGAAGGCAACAAGGCCTATGCGCTGCGCGCTGCCTGGCTGGACCTGGGCATGGCGCCCTATTTCGGATCAATGGACTACATGCGTGCGCAGGACTTTGACCAGTTCCGCGCGGCGATGAACCGCTGGGGCGCACCGGGCGAGAACCAGGTCTATGCCGACAGCAGCGGCAATATCGGCTGGATTCCCGGCGGGCTCACCCCCATCCGCCTCAACTGGGACGGGCTGACGCCCGTACCCGGCGATGGCCGCTATGAATGGACGGGCTACCGCCATGGCGACGAGTTGCCCTGGGAGTTCAACCCCCAACGCGGCTATGTGGTGACCGCCAACGAGAACAATGTGCCGCCGGGCCACCCGCTCTACCAAAAAGGCATTGGCTACGAATGGTCCGACTCGGCCCGCGCGCAGCGCCTGCATGGCCTGTTTGAGAAAGCCGCCAAGGATGGCAAAAAACTCAGCGTGGCCGATTCCGAGGCCTGGCAAACCGACATCGTCGCCGTGCCCGCCCAGCGCCTGCTGAAGCTGCTGGCACCCCTGCAGAGCAACGATGCACAGACCGCCCGGGGCCTGGCACTGCTGCAAGCCTGGGACGGCACCATGGCCAAGGACAGCGCGGCCGCAGCGCTCTATGAAGTGTGGAGCAATGCCACCCTGAAGAAAGCGCTGACCGACCAGGTGCTGGCCGCCAACGAGCGCCGGTTTGCGAAGGAAACCAGCGCCACCCGCATGATCGCGGTGCTGGAGCAGCCCCAAGGCTGGATGAGCGATACCGAGCGCGACCAGGTGCTGCTCTCCTCCATCGCCCCGGCGATGCAATGGCTGCAGACCAAGCTGGGGGCCGATGCCAAGAGCTGGACCTGGGGCAGCCTGCACCAGGCGATCTTTGTGCACCCGCTCGCCGGCGTGGTGGACGCAGCCACCCAGCAAAAGCTCAATGTCGGCGTGGGCGGCATCGGCGGCTCCTGGGCCACGCCGATGGCCACCAGCTACAACGTCGACACCTACCAGCTGACCTCGGGTGCGTCCTTCCGCATGGTGGTGGATGTCGGCAACTGGGATGCCTCGCGCGTGGTCAACACGCCCGGCCAATCGGGCAACCCGGCCAGCCCGCATTACCGCGACCTGGCCAATACCTGGGCAGCGGGCCAGTACTTTCCACTGGCCTACTCGCGCAGCGCGGTGGAGAAGGCCACCCGCGAGCGCATCGCGCTGACGCCGCAATAA
- a CDS encoding NUDIX hydrolase, whose product MPHRWKPNVTVAAVIERDGRFLLVEEDTSDGIRLNNPAGHLDPGESPIQACVREVLEETAFDFKPSALLGIYMNRFVRTRSGADTTYMRFAFTGTVGAFYENQPLDEGIRRTVWMTAEEMRAEAHQMRSPLVLQSLDDYLAGQRFALNLIYTDVSVLVKPEGMKPLE is encoded by the coding sequence ATGCCCCACCGCTGGAAACCCAACGTCACCGTGGCCGCCGTCATTGAGCGCGATGGCCGATTTTTGCTGGTAGAGGAAGACACCTCGGACGGCATCCGCCTGAACAATCCGGCCGGCCACCTCGACCCTGGCGAATCGCCCATCCAGGCCTGTGTGCGCGAGGTGCTGGAAGAGACGGCCTTCGACTTCAAGCCCTCGGCCCTGCTGGGCATCTACATGAACCGCTTTGTGCGGACCAGAAGCGGCGCCGACACCACCTATATGCGCTTTGCCTTTACCGGCACCGTGGGTGCGTTTTATGAGAACCAGCCGCTCGATGAAGGCATACGCCGCACCGTCTGGATGACGGCCGAGGAAATGCGCGCCGAGGCCCACCAGATGCGCAGCCCCCTGGTGCTGCAGTCACTGGACGACTACCTGGCCGGCCAGCGCTTTGCGCTGAACCTGATCTACACCGATGTCTCGGTGCTGGTAAAGCCAGAAGGCATGAAGCCGCTGGAATAG
- a CDS encoding aminopeptidase P N-terminal domain-containing protein translates to MHATAPTPAIPAQSVYAERRAQVARQLGEGGIAIIPTAPEHPRNRDSDFLYRHDSYFYYLTGFTEPNASLVITADGKTTLFCAPKDLAREIWDGYRLGPEAAVPALGVSEAYSVAEQAARMPKMLENRSVVWYPFAIHPGLEGTVAQWLNGVRARTRYGALVPEQQRDLCTVLDEMRLFKDAHEVPILRRAGDISARAHILAMQRSARMLRAGQDVREYHLDAELLQAFREYGSQCPAYGSIVAAGANACVLHYRADAAPIRSGELVLIDAGCELDGYASDITRTFPANGKFTGPQRDLYDLVLASQDAAIALTRPGKRFNDIHDATVAVLAQGMLDLGLLDKNKVGGVQDVIDNRSYFQFYMHRTGHWMGMDVHDCGSYIEPSELGQTSERRDPLSGELILNRPSRILRPGMLTTIEPGIYVRPADGVPEAFHHIGIRIEDDALITDDGCELLTRGVPVKADEIEALMRDGAPRPADLG, encoded by the coding sequence ATGCATGCAACCGCCCCCACCCCCGCCATTCCCGCACAGTCCGTCTATGCCGAGCGCCGCGCCCAGGTCGCACGCCAGTTGGGCGAGGGCGGGATCGCCATCATCCCCACGGCGCCCGAGCACCCGCGCAACCGTGACAGTGACTTTCTGTACCGCCACGACAGCTATTTTTACTACCTGACCGGTTTTACCGAGCCCAATGCCAGCCTGGTGATTACCGCCGATGGCAAGACCACCTTGTTTTGCGCACCCAAGGATTTGGCGCGCGAGATCTGGGACGGCTACCGCCTGGGCCCTGAGGCAGCGGTGCCGGCCTTGGGGGTGAGCGAGGCCTATTCGGTGGCCGAGCAGGCCGCCCGCATGCCCAAGATGCTGGAGAACCGCAGCGTCGTCTGGTACCCGTTTGCGATCCATCCGGGGTTGGAGGGCACGGTGGCCCAATGGCTCAACGGCGTGCGCGCCCGCACCCGCTATGGCGCCCTGGTGCCCGAGCAGCAGCGTGACCTGTGTACTGTGCTCGACGAGATGCGCTTGTTCAAGGATGCGCATGAGGTGCCGATCCTGCGCCGGGCCGGTGACATCAGTGCCCGCGCCCATATCCTGGCGATGCAGCGATCGGCCCGCATGCTGCGCGCCGGCCAGGATGTACGCGAATACCACCTGGATGCCGAGCTGCTGCAGGCCTTCCGCGAATACGGTTCGCAATGCCCGGCGTACGGCTCTATCGTCGCCGCTGGCGCCAATGCCTGCGTGCTGCACTACCGGGCCGATGCCGCACCGATCCGCAGTGGCGAGCTGGTGCTGATCGATGCAGGTTGCGAGTTGGATGGCTATGCCAGCGACATCACCCGCACCTTCCCGGCCAACGGCAAGTTCACGGGCCCGCAGCGCGATCTGTACGACCTGGTGCTCGCCAGCCAGGATGCAGCCATTGCACTGACCCGGCCTGGCAAGCGCTTCAACGACATCCATGACGCCACGGTCGCCGTGCTGGCCCAGGGCATGCTCGACCTGGGCTTGCTCGACAAAAACAAGGTGGGCGGCGTGCAGGATGTCATCGACAACCGCAGCTACTTCCAGTTCTACATGCACCGCACCGGCCACTGGATGGGCATGGATGTGCATGACTGCGGCAGCTATATCGAGCCCAGCGAACTGGGCCAGACCAGCGAGCGGCGCGATCCGCTCTCGGGCGAGCTGATCCTCAACCGCCCCAGCCGCATCCTGCGCCCCGGCATGCTGACCACCATCGAGCCGGGCATTTATGTGCGCCCGGCCGACGGTGTGCCCGAGGCCTTCCACCACATCGGCATCCGCATCGAAGACGATGCGCTGATCACCGACGATGGCTGCGAGCTGCTCACCCGTGGTGTGCCGGTGAAGGCCGATGAGATCGAGGCGCTGATGCGCGATGGTGCGCCCCGGCCTGCCGATCTGGGCTGA
- the pyk gene encoding pyruvate kinase, whose product MISPKIRRATKIVATLGPASSEPALLEEMIRAGVNVVRLNFSHGKPQDHVDRARMVREAAQRAGREVAIMADLQGPKIRVGKFAEGKVMLEPGAKFVLDASRQEPGDLLGVGLDYKELPRDVKPGDVLLLNDGLIVLTVDAVRGDAVHTTVKLGGELSNNKGINKKGGGLTAPALTAKDMEDIKTAMSFQADYVAVSFPKTATDMEMARQLCMVAAAEYRHRPGLIAKIERAEAIPHLEDILRVSDGIMVARGDLAVEVGHAAVPALQKKMIRMAREMDKVVITATQMMESMITNPVPTRAEVSDVANAVLDGTDAVMLSAETAAGKFPLETVLEMVDICAQAEASADWDNDTDFVGKTFQRIDQSIALGALFTATHLGAKALVAMTDSGSTALWMSRHRTQIPIYALTPKVATQRKMALYRNVRPLLMDTSADRDTALAQAEVHLKARDIVQSGDIYAITCGEPMGSPGGTNMMKISRVI is encoded by the coding sequence ATGATTTCGCCCAAAATCCGCCGCGCCACCAAGATTGTTGCCACCCTGGGGCCAGCCTCCAGCGAGCCGGCTTTGCTCGAAGAGATGATCCGCGCGGGGGTCAATGTGGTGCGGCTGAACTTCAGCCACGGCAAGCCGCAGGACCATGTGGACCGTGCCCGCATGGTGCGCGAGGCGGCGCAGCGTGCTGGCCGCGAGGTGGCGATCATGGCCGATCTGCAAGGTCCCAAGATCCGGGTTGGCAAGTTTGCCGAAGGCAAGGTCATGCTGGAGCCGGGCGCCAAGTTTGTGCTCGATGCCTCCCGCCAAGAGCCCGGAGACTTGCTGGGCGTGGGCCTGGACTACAAGGAACTGCCGCGCGATGTGAAGCCCGGCGATGTGCTGCTGCTCAACGACGGCTTGATCGTGCTCACCGTCGATGCCGTGCGCGGCGACGCGGTACACACCACCGTCAAGCTGGGCGGTGAGCTGTCCAACAACAAGGGCATCAACAAAAAGGGCGGCGGCCTGACCGCCCCGGCGCTGACCGCCAAGGACATGGAAGACATCAAGACCGCGATGAGCTTCCAGGCCGACTATGTGGCCGTCAGCTTTCCCAAGACCGCCACCGACATGGAAATGGCGCGCCAGCTGTGCATGGTGGCCGCGGCCGAGTACCGCCACCGCCCGGGCCTGATCGCCAAGATCGAGCGCGCCGAGGCGATTCCGCACCTGGAAGACATCCTGCGTGTGTCCGACGGCATCATGGTCGCGCGTGGCGACCTGGCCGTCGAAGTGGGCCATGCGGCCGTGCCGGCCTTGCAAAAGAAGATGATCCGCATGGCGCGTGAGATGGACAAGGTCGTCATCACCGCCACGCAGATGATGGAGAGCATGATCACCAACCCCGTGCCCACCCGCGCCGAGGTGAGCGACGTGGCCAATGCCGTGCTGGATGGCACCGATGCCGTGATGCTGAGCGCCGAGACCGCTGCTGGCAAGTTCCCGCTGGAGACCGTGCTGGAGATGGTGGACATCTGCGCCCAGGCCGAGGCCTCGGCCGATTGGGACAATGACACCGACTTTGTCGGCAAGACCTTTCAGCGTATCGATCAGAGCATTGCGTTGGGTGCCTTGTTCACCGCCACCCACCTGGGCGCCAAGGCCCTGGTTGCGATGACGGACAGCGGCTCGACTGCGCTGTGGATGAGCCGCCACCGCACCCAGATCCCCATCTACGCACTGACCCCCAAGGTGGCCACCCAGCGCAAGATGGCGCTGTACCGCAATGTGCGCCCCCTGCTGATGGACACCAGCGCCGACCGCGACACCGCGCTGGCCCAGGCCGAGGTGCACCTGAAGGCCCGCGATATTGTGCAAAGCGGCGATATCTATGCGATCACCTGTGGTGAGCCGATGGGCTCGCCCGGCGGCACCAATATGATGAAGATCAGCCGCGTGATTTAA